The Methanobacteriaceae archaeon genomic interval TTACTTAAATCTATAACCACAGACCCATTAGTTGGTTTCATCCAAGTTTCAATATAGAAATTTTGGACAGTTCCATTCTTCAAGGTAGCATTTTCTATGATCATATCCACATGAGCCCAAGTAGTACCATTGTTATGAATAGCAAACTTAGTTCCTTTTTCACCAACCTGAGAAGGTTCAGCACTAGGTGTTAACATCATATATGCAGCAACACCAATAATAGCAACTAAAATCACTATTAAAGCTATAAAAAGTATATTTTTGTTCATTGTTTCACCTTACAAAATGGTTACTATCTTATAAGTAACAACAGCAGCGAAAACCAGCAAAAGAGGCATAATCGCGATATTAGACCCTTTTATAAACGAGCTTATTCGATTGCTATAATTTACTTCCGAGCTTAAAATTTCCTTTAAGGCCAAAAACAAAATTAATGCGATTACAGCGATTATACTGTAAGTCATTACTTGGCCCAATGTAACAGCAGTTGTTGTTGTAGTTACAGTTGATATCATATTTTCCCCCGTCAATTCTTACTTACTATTAAAATTATATTATTAATTAACGTTAATTAATATAATATATTTTATAAAAAGTATTAGATATAAATCTTTTGATTTTAACCCTAATTCTAATTAATATTAATCTTTATCACCATAATAAGAGCATTATATGCACTAATAAGAATTATAGGAATACTATCATTTATATTCAACCATTATTTAAATTAGAAATAAAATAAGCAAATTTTAATTAAATTAATATAGCTATAACCATTTTATATCACAATAATATTTATAAAATCATCCCGAGATAGTTTCTTTATCAAAAGTGTTTTTTGATGACTTTTTATTCCAGATATTATCTCTACATCCATTTTAGTCAATTTAGACATTTCTTTAATAATTTCTTTATTGGCCTTCCCTTTTTGAGGTATGGCTTTTATTCGTATTTCGAGTCTTTCTCGCCAAGAATTATAACCATAAATTTCAAATTTGGATGCATTGGGTGAAACTTCAATATCTACTAAAATTCCACCCTCAGTTTCTTTTATAGCTTTCATTTTATTTCCCATTCACCATAAAACATGATTTATAATTATAACTTTATGAAATAGCATATAAATAAATATTTTGAATAAGTATATTAGATTATTAGATTGATAAATAATTTAATCATAACCCCCCAAAAGGTAAAGTATAAATAGTGAAAAAGAGAAAAGATGAAAGTACTTGCATTTAGAACTGTTTTTCAAGAATGCGGGGGTGGTCGAGCGGTCAAAGGCGCTAGGTTGAGGGCCTAGTGG includes:
- a CDS encoding DUF167 family protein, which gives rise to MKAIKETEGGILVDIEVSPNASKFEIYGYNSWRERLEIRIKAIPQKGKANKEIIKEMSKLTKMDVEIISGIKSHQKTLLIKKLSRDDFINIIVI